One window of the Solanum stenotomum isolate F172 chromosome 11, ASM1918654v1, whole genome shotgun sequence genome contains the following:
- the LOC125845207 gene encoding F-box protein FBW2-like: MEEGFEFRPWDELLPDALGLIFRNLSLQEVLTVVPRVCKSWGKAVKGPYCWQEIDIEEWSKNRCPENLDRMLRLLIPRSCGSLRKLCVSGLSDKSSFEFIANNAKSLQTLRLPKCELSDSVVEQVAGTFSNITFLDVSYCIKIGARALEAIGKHCKCLTGLRRTMHPLEVIDKLSQDDEALAIATSMPKLKQLEIAYMLVGTLSISEVLQNCRQLELLDVRGCWNVNLDENFVKKFNKLKVVGPLVVDYYDKNGWDNCSDYSGSSGYIPWDFVAGDIDDDFDDDEMSDGYWEDEEHVEDVEMWFYDDLNAVDAGYDWPQSP, from the exons ATGGAGGAAGGATTCGAGTTTAGGCCGTGGGATGAATTGTTACCCGATGCACTCGGGCTAATATTTAGAAACCTCTCTCTTCAAGAGGTGCTAACTGTAGTTCCAAGGGTTTGCAAGTCATGGGGAAAAGCAGTAAAAGGACCTTATTGTTGGCAAGAGATTGACATTGAGGAATGGAGCAAAAATCGCTGCCCTGAAAACCTTGATCGGATGCTTCGCTTGCTTATTCCAAGAAGCTGTGGTTCCCTTCGTAAACTCTGTGTCTCTGGTCTATCGGACAAATCGAGCTTCGAATTCATTGCAAACAA TGCCAAATCTCTGCAGACATTGCGGTTGCCAAAGTGTGAATTAAGCGACTCCGTAGTGGAACAGGTTGCAGGAACATTTTCCAACATTACGTTTTTGGATGTAAGCTACTGCATAAAAATAGGTGCAAGAGCCCTGGAAGCCATTGGGAAGCATTGTAAATGTCTGACTGGTTTGCGTCGAACTATGCACCCACTCGAGGTTATCGACAAGCTCTCACAAGACGATGAAGCCCTTGCAATTGCTACATCGATGCCTAAGCTCAAACAACTGGAAATTGCTTACATGCTGGTTGGTACATTGAGCATATCAGAGGTTCTTCAGAACTGCAGGCAGCTCGAGCTGTTAGACGTAAGGGGTTGTTGGAATGTGAACCTTGATGAGAACTTTGTCAAGAAATTCAATAAGCTAAAGGTTGTCGGACCCCTTGTCGTGGATTACTATGATAAGAATGGCTGGGACAACTGCTCGGACTATTCAGGTTCTTCTGGTTATATACCATGGGACTTTGTGGCTGGTGACATTGATGATGACTTTGACGATGATGAGATGTCTGATGGCTACTGGGAAGACGAGGAACATGTGGAGGATGTGGAAATGTGGTTTTACGATGACTTAAATGCTGTGGATGCTGGATATGATTGGCCCCAATCTCCTTGA